Proteins encoded together in one Myxococcus stipitatus window:
- a CDS encoding HAMP domain-containing protein: protein MLTLLAALEAMRGGDFSVRLPAFPSHAVMDDISRVFNEVATLNGSITQEVVRLSRVVGREGRMGERVTLGNVRGDWATSINSINALIGDLVQPTTEVARVLVAVAQGDLTQKMALEIDGQPVKGEFLRIGTTVNAMLDQLNSFAAEVTRVAREVGSDGKLGGQAEVKGVSGVWKDLTDNVNLMANNLTAQVRNIAEVSTAVANGDLSKKITVDARGEVLELKSTINTMVDQLNGFASEVTRVAREVGTEGKLGGQAAVPGVSGTWKDLTDNVNFMASNLTTQVRGIVKVVTAVANGDLTQKLMVPSQGEIAALGATLNNMTDTLNVFAQQVTSVARTVGVEGKLGAQAQVPGAAGTWKDLTDNVNLMANNLTAQVRNIADVTTAVAKGDLSKKITVDVKGEVLELKDTINTMVDQLRAFASEVTRVAREVGTDGKLGGQADVKGVAGVWKDLTDNVNSMASNLTTQVRNIALVTTSVANGDLSKKISVDARGEILELKNTINTMVDQLNSFASEVTRVAREVGTHGKLGGQAEVRGVSGTWKDLTDNVNFMASNLTTQVRGIAKVVTAVANGDLTQRLKMEAKGEVAELADTINAMTQTLSIFAQQVTDVARTVGVEGKLGAQAEVPGVAGTWKDLTNNVNLLANNLTAQVRNIAEVTTAVANGDLSKKITVDAKGEVLELKSTINTMVDQLRGFAAEVTRVAKEVGTEGKLGGQAEVRGVSGVWKDLTDNVNFMASNLTSQVRGIVRVVTAVANGDLNQKLVMDAKGEIAALAETINAMTQTLSIFAQQVTDVARTVGVEGKLGAQAEVPGVAGTWKDLTNNVNLLANNLTAQVRNIAEVTTAVANGDLSKKITVDAKGEVLELKSTINTMVDQLRAFAAEVTRVAKEVGTEGKLGGQADVKGVSGVWKDLTDNVNVLAGNLTDQVRNIAKVTTAVANGDLSQKITVSVKGEVLELKNTINTMVDQLRGFASEVTRVAKEVGTEGKLGGQAAVPGVAGVWKDLTDNVNVLAGNLTDQVRNIAKVTTAVANGDLSQKISVEARGEILELKSTINTMVDQLRAFAAEVTRVAKEVGTDGKLGGQAAVPGVAGTWKDLTDNVNSMASNLTAQVRNIALVTTAVANGDLSKKITVDAKGEILELKDTINIMVDQLNSFASEVTRVAREVGTEGKLGGQAEVRGVSGVWKDLTDNVNFMARNLTTQVRGIVKVVTAVANGDLKQKLVVEAKGEVAALAETINNMTDTLGTFAEQVSTVAREVGVEGKLGGQARVPGVAGTWKDLTDNVNFMASNLTTQVRGIVRVVTAVANGDLTQKLIVDAKGEVAALAETINNMTDTLGTFAEQVSTVAREVGIEGKLGGQARVPGARGTWRQLTDNVNQLAGTLTSQLRAISDVATAVTKGDLTRSITVVAEGEVAALKDNINQMIVNLRETTQKNQEQDWLKTNLAKFSGMMQGQKSLDAVSRLIMSELTPLVSAHHGAFFLMDTDSGTPVLKLTSTYAYRERKHIANRFRLGEGLVGQCALERKTILLTQVPADYITISSGLGEAAPLNIIVLPVLFEGEVKAVIELASFHPFSTIHQLFLDQLTESIGVVLNMIMANMRTEQLLQQSQGLTQELQSQSKELTQQQDALKRSNSELEEKAKQLEEQNRRVEEKNNEVERARLSLEEKAEQLTVISKYKSEFLANMSHELRTPLNSLLILAKLLSDNKDGNLSTKQVEYANTIYASGGDLLSLINEILDLSKVEAGKMQVEPRDIVLSELNQFIDRSFRPVADQKNLAFTVEVAPGAPRYIRTDPQRLQQVLKNLLSNAFKFTDEGSVKMTVKLADPGTRLDHEVLKRSRFVIAFVVSDTGIGIAKDKQRLIFEAFQQADGSTARKYGGTGLGLSISREIAKLLGGEIHVQSEPRKGSTFTLYLPPEYVGPEDDVLPPEQPTPGGLVPRPLPQVEAGPAHVPPPAPVPPPVAESGHVLDAALPPPVESLLAPLAVEDDRDHIREGDKVLLIIEDDLKFARIMVQLAREKGFKALVATRGDTGLSMANEFQPHAVTLDIQLPVVDGWSVLDRLKRNPRTRHIPVHIISVMDKHLGNAQGAFGYLTKPVSKEGLERVFNQLARFLERKERRLLLVEDDDVQRDSLVSLLAEGGDVLVTAVATGQEVLQKLEEGEYDCLVIDLLLPDMDGIKLVEEVKTQQRFRDLPIVIYTGKELTPKDEARLRRYTGSVILKSGTKSPEQLLSDTALFLHRLDQNLPPRARAALAQRSEQENALTGKKVLVVDDDMRNIFALTSVLENHGMQVVFAENGRAAIEMLEQHRDVDVVLMDVMMPEMDGYETMRAIRKDLKYASLPIIAVTAKALKDDREKCMAAGASDYLPKPVDTDKLLELIRLWVTA, encoded by the coding sequence ATGCTGACGCTCCTGGCGGCGCTTGAGGCGATGCGGGGCGGCGACTTCTCCGTGCGCCTGCCAGCCTTCCCCTCCCACGCGGTGATGGACGACATCTCCCGCGTCTTCAACGAGGTGGCGACGCTCAACGGCTCCATCACCCAGGAGGTGGTGCGCCTGTCTCGCGTGGTCGGCCGCGAGGGCCGCATGGGCGAGCGCGTGACGTTGGGCAACGTCCGCGGTGACTGGGCCACGAGCATCAACTCCATCAACGCGCTCATCGGCGACCTGGTGCAGCCGACCACGGAAGTGGCCCGCGTGCTGGTGGCCGTGGCGCAGGGCGACCTCACCCAGAAGATGGCCCTCGAAATCGATGGCCAGCCGGTGAAGGGCGAGTTCCTGCGCATCGGCACCACCGTGAACGCGATGCTCGACCAGCTCAACTCGTTCGCCGCCGAGGTGACGCGCGTGGCGCGCGAGGTGGGCAGCGACGGCAAGCTGGGCGGTCAGGCCGAGGTGAAGGGCGTCTCCGGCGTCTGGAAGGACCTCACGGACAACGTGAACCTGATGGCCAACAACCTCACGGCCCAGGTGCGCAACATCGCCGAGGTGTCCACCGCCGTCGCCAACGGCGACCTGTCCAAGAAGATCACCGTCGACGCGCGCGGCGAGGTGTTGGAGCTCAAGAGCACCATCAACACGATGGTGGACCAGCTCAACGGCTTCGCCTCGGAAGTGACGCGCGTGGCGCGCGAGGTGGGCACGGAGGGGAAGCTGGGCGGTCAGGCCGCGGTGCCCGGCGTCTCCGGCACGTGGAAGGACCTGACGGACAACGTGAACTTCATGGCGTCCAACCTCACCACCCAGGTGCGCGGCATCGTGAAGGTGGTGACGGCGGTCGCCAACGGCGACCTCACCCAGAAGCTGATGGTGCCGTCGCAGGGTGAAATCGCCGCGCTGGGCGCGACGCTCAACAACATGACGGACACGCTCAACGTGTTCGCCCAGCAGGTGACGAGCGTGGCGCGAACGGTGGGCGTGGAGGGCAAGCTGGGCGCTCAGGCCCAGGTGCCCGGCGCCGCCGGCACGTGGAAGGACCTCACGGACAACGTGAACCTGATGGCCAACAACCTCACGGCCCAGGTGCGCAACATCGCCGACGTGACGACGGCCGTCGCCAAGGGCGACCTGTCGAAGAAGATCACCGTCGACGTGAAGGGCGAGGTGCTGGAGCTGAAGGACACCATCAACACGATGGTGGACCAGCTGCGCGCCTTCGCCTCGGAAGTGACGCGCGTGGCGCGCGAGGTGGGCACCGACGGCAAGCTGGGCGGTCAGGCCGACGTGAAGGGCGTCGCGGGCGTGTGGAAGGACCTCACGGACAACGTGAACTCCATGGCGTCCAACCTCACCACGCAGGTGCGCAACATCGCGCTGGTGACGACGTCGGTGGCCAACGGCGACCTGTCGAAGAAGATCTCGGTCGACGCGCGCGGCGAGATCCTGGAGCTGAAGAACACCATCAACACGATGGTGGACCAGCTCAACTCGTTCGCCTCCGAAGTGACGCGCGTGGCGCGCGAGGTGGGCACGCACGGCAAGCTGGGCGGTCAGGCCGAGGTGCGCGGGGTGTCCGGCACGTGGAAGGACCTGACGGACAACGTGAACTTCATGGCGTCCAACCTCACCACCCAGGTGCGTGGCATCGCCAAGGTGGTGACGGCGGTCGCCAACGGTGACCTCACCCAGCGCCTGAAGATGGAGGCCAAGGGCGAGGTCGCGGAGCTGGCCGACACCATCAACGCGATGACGCAGACGTTGTCCATCTTCGCGCAGCAGGTGACGGACGTGGCGCGCACGGTGGGCGTGGAGGGCAAGCTGGGGGCCCAGGCGGAGGTGCCGGGCGTCGCGGGCACGTGGAAGGACCTGACCAACAACGTGAACCTGCTGGCCAACAACCTCACGGCCCAGGTGCGAAACATCGCGGAGGTGACGACGGCGGTCGCCAACGGCGACCTGTCCAAGAAGATCACCGTCGACGCCAAGGGCGAGGTGCTGGAGCTCAAGAGCACCATCAACACGATGGTGGACCAGCTGCGCGGCTTCGCCGCCGAGGTGACCCGCGTCGCCAAGGAGGTGGGCACGGAGGGCAAGCTGGGCGGTCAGGCCGAGGTGCGCGGGGTGTCCGGCGTCTGGAAGGACCTGACGGACAACGTGAACTTCATGGCGTCCAACCTCACCAGCCAGGTGCGCGGCATCGTGCGCGTGGTGACGGCGGTCGCCAACGGCGACCTGAACCAGAAGCTGGTGATGGACGCGAAGGGCGAGATCGCGGCGCTCGCGGAGACCATCAACGCGATGACGCAGACGTTGTCCATCTTCGCGCAGCAGGTGACGGACGTGGCGCGCACGGTGGGCGTGGAGGGCAAGCTGGGGGCCCAGGCGGAGGTGCCGGGCGTCGCGGGCACGTGGAAGGACCTGACCAACAACGTGAACCTGCTGGCCAACAACCTCACGGCCCAGGTGCGAAACATCGCGGAGGTGACGACGGCGGTCGCCAACGGCGACCTGTCCAAGAAGATCACCGTCGACGCCAAGGGCGAGGTGCTGGAGCTCAAGAGCACCATCAACACGATGGTGGACCAGCTGCGCGCCTTCGCCGCCGAGGTGACCCGCGTCGCCAAGGAGGTGGGCACGGAGGGCAAGCTGGGCGGACAGGCGGACGTGAAGGGCGTGTCCGGCGTCTGGAAGGACCTGACGGACAACGTGAACGTGCTGGCGGGCAACCTGACCGACCAGGTGCGCAACATCGCCAAGGTGACGACGGCGGTCGCCAACGGCGACCTGTCCCAGAAGATCACCGTCTCCGTGAAGGGCGAGGTGCTGGAGCTCAAGAACACCATCAACACGATGGTGGACCAGCTGCGCGGCTTCGCCTCCGAGGTGACCCGCGTCGCCAAGGAGGTGGGCACGGAGGGCAAGCTGGGCGGTCAGGCCGCGGTGCCTGGTGTGGCGGGCGTGTGGAAGGACCTGACGGACAACGTGAACGTGCTGGCGGGCAACCTGACCGACCAGGTGCGCAACATCGCCAAGGTGACGACGGCGGTCGCCAACGGCGACCTGTCCCAGAAGATCTCGGTCGAGGCCCGGGGCGAGATTCTCGAGCTGAAGAGCACCATCAACACGATGGTGGACCAGCTGCGCGCCTTCGCCGCCGAGGTGACCCGCGTCGCCAAGGAGGTGGGCACGGACGGCAAGCTGGGTGGTCAGGCCGCGGTGCCCGGCGTCGCCGGCACGTGGAAGGACCTGACGGACAACGTCAACAGCATGGCCTCCAACCTCACCGCGCAGGTGCGCAACATCGCGCTGGTGACCACGGCCGTCGCCAACGGCGACCTGTCCAAGAAGATCACCGTCGACGCCAAGGGTGAAATCCTGGAGCTGAAGGACACCATCAACATCATGGTGGACCAGCTCAACTCGTTCGCGTCGGAAGTGACGCGCGTGGCGCGCGAGGTGGGCACGGAGGGCAAGCTGGGCGGTCAGGCGGAGGTGCGCGGGGTGTCCGGCGTCTGGAAGGACCTGACGGACAACGTGAACTTCATGGCCCGCAACCTCACCACGCAGGTGCGCGGCATCGTCAAGGTGGTGACGGCGGTCGCCAACGGCGACCTGAAGCAGAAGCTGGTGGTGGAGGCCAAGGGCGAGGTGGCCGCGCTGGCGGAGACCATCAACAACATGACGGACACGCTGGGCACGTTCGCCGAGCAGGTCTCCACGGTGGCCCGCGAGGTGGGCGTCGAGGGGAAGCTGGGTGGCCAGGCCCGCGTGCCCGGCGTCGCCGGCACGTGGAAGGACCTCACCGACAACGTGAACTTCATGGCGTCCAACCTCACCACGCAGGTGCGCGGCATCGTCCGCGTGGTGACGGCGGTCGCCAACGGTGACCTCACCCAGAAGCTCATCGTCGACGCGAAGGGCGAGGTGGCCGCGCTGGCGGAGACCATCAACAACATGACGGACACGCTGGGCACGTTCGCCGAGCAGGTCTCCACGGTGGCCCGTGAGGTGGGTATCGAGGGGAAGCTGGGCGGCCAGGCCCGCGTGCCCGGCGCGCGCGGCACGTGGCGGCAGCTGACCGACAACGTGAACCAGCTGGCCGGCACGTTGACCAGCCAGCTGCGCGCCATCTCCGACGTGGCCACCGCGGTGACCAAGGGCGATTTGACCCGCAGCATCACCGTGGTCGCGGAGGGCGAGGTCGCCGCGCTGAAGGACAACATCAACCAGATGATCGTCAACCTGCGTGAGACCACGCAGAAGAACCAGGAGCAGGACTGGCTCAAGACGAACCTGGCGAAGTTCAGCGGCATGATGCAGGGCCAGAAGAGCCTGGACGCCGTCAGCCGCCTCATCATGAGCGAGCTGACGCCGCTGGTGTCCGCGCACCACGGCGCCTTCTTCCTCATGGACACCGACTCCGGCACGCCGGTGCTCAAGCTGACCAGCACCTACGCGTACCGGGAGCGCAAGCACATCGCCAACCGCTTCCGGCTGGGCGAGGGGCTCGTCGGCCAGTGCGCCCTGGAGCGCAAGACCATCCTGCTCACGCAGGTGCCCGCCGACTACATCACCATCTCCTCCGGCCTGGGCGAGGCCGCGCCGCTCAACATCATCGTCCTGCCCGTCCTCTTCGAGGGCGAGGTGAAGGCGGTCATCGAGCTGGCCTCGTTCCACCCGTTCAGCACCATCCACCAGCTCTTCCTCGACCAGCTGACGGAGAGCATCGGCGTGGTGCTGAACATGATCATGGCCAACATGCGCACGGAGCAGCTGCTCCAGCAGTCGCAGGGCCTGACGCAGGAGCTGCAGAGCCAGTCCAAGGAGCTGACGCAGCAGCAGGACGCGCTCAAGCGCAGCAATTCGGAGCTGGAGGAGAAGGCCAAGCAGCTGGAGGAGCAGAACCGCCGCGTCGAGGAGAAGAACAACGAGGTCGAGCGCGCCCGGCTCAGCCTGGAGGAGAAGGCCGAGCAGCTCACCGTCATCTCCAAGTACAAGAGCGAGTTCCTGGCCAACATGAGCCACGAGCTGCGCACGCCGCTCAACTCGCTGCTCATCCTGGCCAAGCTGCTGTCCGACAACAAGGACGGCAACCTCAGCACCAAGCAGGTCGAGTACGCGAACACCATCTACGCGTCCGGCGGGGACCTGCTCAGCCTCATCAACGAAATCCTCGACCTGTCCAAGGTGGAGGCCGGGAAGATGCAGGTGGAGCCGCGGGACATCGTCCTGTCGGAGCTCAACCAGTTCATCGACCGCAGCTTCCGCCCGGTGGCGGACCAGAAGAACCTGGCCTTCACGGTGGAGGTGGCGCCGGGCGCGCCGCGCTACATCCGCACCGACCCGCAGCGGCTGCAGCAGGTGCTCAAGAACCTGCTCTCCAACGCCTTCAAGTTCACCGACGAAGGCAGCGTGAAGATGACGGTGAAGCTGGCGGACCCCGGCACGCGGCTGGACCACGAGGTGCTCAAGCGCTCGCGCTTCGTCATCGCGTTCGTGGTGTCGGACACGGGCATCGGCATCGCCAAGGACAAGCAGCGGCTCATCTTCGAGGCCTTCCAGCAGGCGGACGGCTCCACCGCGCGCAAGTACGGCGGCACCGGCCTGGGGCTGTCCATCAGCCGCGAGATCGCGAAGCTGCTGGGCGGTGAAATCCACGTGCAGAGCGAGCCGCGCAAGGGCAGCACCTTCACGCTCTACCTGCCCCCCGAGTACGTGGGCCCGGAGGACGACGTCCTTCCGCCCGAGCAGCCGACGCCAGGCGGCCTGGTCCCCCGGCCGCTGCCCCAGGTGGAGGCGGGGCCCGCGCACGTGCCGCCCCCGGCCCCGGTGCCCCCGCCCGTCGCGGAGAGCGGCCACGTGCTGGACGCGGCGCTACCGCCGCCGGTGGAGTCGCTGCTCGCGCCGCTCGCGGTGGAGGACGACCGAGACCACATCCGCGAGGGCGACAAGGTCCTGCTCATCATCGAGGATGACCTGAAGTTCGCGCGCATCATGGTGCAGCTGGCGAGGGAGAAGGGCTTCAAGGCCCTGGTCGCCACCCGGGGCGACACCGGCCTGTCCATGGCCAACGAGTTCCAGCCGCACGCGGTGACGCTGGACATCCAGCTGCCCGTGGTCGACGGCTGGAGCGTGCTCGACCGGCTCAAGCGCAACCCGCGCACGCGCCACATCCCCGTCCACATCATCAGCGTGATGGACAAGCACCTGGGCAACGCGCAGGGCGCCTTCGGCTACCTCACCAAGCCCGTGAGCAAGGAGGGCCTGGAGCGCGTCTTCAACCAGCTGGCCCGCTTCCTGGAGCGCAAGGAGCGCCGCCTGCTGCTCGTGGAGGACGACGACGTCCAGCGCGACAGCCTCGTCAGCCTGCTGGCCGAGGGCGGCGACGTGCTGGTCACCGCCGTGGCCACCGGCCAGGAGGTCCTCCAGAAGCTGGAGGAGGGAGAGTACGACTGCCTCGTCATCGACCTGCTGCTGCCCGACATGGACGGCATCAAACTGGTGGAGGAGGTGAAGACCCAGCAACGCTTCCGTGACCTGCCCATCGTCATCTATACCGGCAAGGAGCTGACACCGAAGGACGAGGCGCGGCTCAGGCGCTACACCGGCAGTGTCATCCTCAAGAGCGGGACGAAGAGCCCGGAGCAGCTGCTCAGCGACACGGCCCTCTTCCTCCACCGCCTGGACCAGAACCTGCCGCCCCGCGCCCGCGCCGCCCTGGCCCAGCGCAGCGAGCAGGAGAACGCCCTGACGGGCAAGAAGGTGCTCGTCGTCGACGACGACATGCGCAACATCTTCGCCCTCACCAGCGTCCTGGAGAACCACGGCATGCAGGTGGTCTTCGCGGAGAACGGGCGGGCGGCCATCGAGATGCTCGAGCAGCACCGCGACGTGGATGTCGTCCTCATGGACGTCATGATGCCGGAGATGGACGGCTACGAGACCATGCGGGCCATCCGCAAGGACCTCAAGTACGCCAGCCTCCCCATCATCGCCGTCACGGCCAAGGCCCTGAAGGACGACCGGGAGAAGTGCATGGCCGCCGGCGCCAGCGACTACCTGCCCAAGCCGGTGGATACAGACAAGCTTCTGGAACTCATCCGTCTCTGGGTTACTGCATGA
- a CDS encoding PAS domain S-box protein produces the protein MTPSEHNSAERPQDGLTRPRASILMVDDHPSNLLALEAILEPLGQELVKATSGEEALKFLLQRDFAVILMDVQMPGLDGFQTASIIKQRERTRTIPIIFLTALSRDAAHIFKGYAHGAVDYLLKPFDPEILRSKVSVFVDLFLKEQQIQRQAALLRQREREAVERQSELRYRRLTESLPEVMWAASADGAFTYANRAGRDYTGIREDQPLSLNAFLEFVHPVDREEMRTAWELAIRTGQRVEREFRLRRFDGVYRWHLARAVPERDELGRVVGWIAVATDIDDKRRAEEALGRFKMTLDATLDCVLMFSPDSLTLTYANVGAAKQLAGAVDELVGLSVLEVESAFDEAGFRKLLAPLVSGTLPSQTYSTTHRRRDGSEVPVEVVLQYVAADEGMGRFISVARDITERQRAETALRLASEAKDAFLAAASHELRTPLAAAKGHAHLALLKLGGETEAGPGKSLKIINRQIDRMAKLVEDLLDISRLQAGRLSLELEKFDLSQLVQETRDRMAVLSQGHEIQVETPEHLVGTWDRGRLDQVLTNLLSNAIRYSPEGGAVLVRLGGEGKAGVHLSVKDSGVGIPKEKQGLIFERFGRAHGSKYGGLGLGLTISQGIVEQHGGRIWVESPGVPGQGSTFHVWLPRETESPGVGVHHASSSRTAS, from the coding sequence ATGACGCCTAGCGAACACAACTCCGCCGAACGCCCCCAGGACGGCCTCACGCGTCCCCGGGCGAGCATCCTGATGGTGGACGACCACCCGTCCAACCTGCTGGCGCTGGAGGCCATCCTCGAGCCCCTGGGGCAGGAACTGGTCAAGGCCACGAGCGGCGAGGAGGCCCTCAAGTTCCTGCTCCAGCGGGACTTCGCCGTCATCCTGATGGACGTGCAGATGCCGGGCCTGGACGGCTTCCAGACCGCCAGCATCATCAAGCAGCGGGAGCGGACCCGGACCATTCCCATCATCTTCCTCACCGCCCTCAGCCGGGACGCCGCCCACATCTTCAAGGGCTATGCCCACGGCGCGGTGGACTACCTGCTCAAGCCGTTCGACCCGGAAATCCTCCGTTCGAAGGTCAGCGTCTTCGTGGATTTGTTCCTCAAGGAACAACAAATCCAGCGGCAGGCGGCGCTGTTGCGTCAGCGCGAGCGGGAGGCGGTGGAGCGCCAGAGCGAGCTGCGCTACCGCCGGCTGACGGAGTCCCTGCCAGAGGTGATGTGGGCGGCGAGCGCGGACGGGGCCTTCACCTACGCCAACCGCGCGGGGCGCGACTACACGGGCATCCGCGAGGACCAGCCGCTGTCGCTCAACGCCTTCCTGGAGTTCGTCCACCCGGTGGACCGGGAGGAGATGCGCACGGCGTGGGAGCTGGCCATCCGCACCGGTCAGCGCGTGGAGCGCGAGTTCCGGCTGCGCCGCTTCGACGGCGTGTACCGCTGGCACCTGGCGCGCGCGGTGCCCGAGCGCGACGAGCTGGGCCGGGTGGTGGGGTGGATCGCCGTGGCCACGGACATCGACGACAAGCGGCGGGCGGAGGAGGCGCTGGGGCGCTTCAAGATGACGCTGGACGCGACGCTGGACTGCGTCCTGATGTTCTCCCCGGACTCGCTCACGCTCACCTACGCCAACGTGGGCGCGGCCAAGCAGCTGGCGGGCGCCGTGGACGAGCTGGTGGGGCTGTCCGTGCTGGAGGTGGAGAGCGCGTTCGACGAGGCGGGGTTCCGCAAGCTGCTGGCGCCGCTGGTCAGCGGCACCCTGCCCAGCCAGACGTACTCCACCACGCACCGGCGCCGCGACGGCAGCGAGGTGCCGGTGGAGGTGGTGCTCCAGTACGTGGCGGCGGACGAGGGCATGGGGCGCTTCATCTCCGTGGCCCGCGACATCACCGAGCGCCAGCGCGCGGAGACGGCGCTGCGGCTGGCCAGCGAGGCCAAGGACGCGTTCCTCGCGGCGGCGAGCCACGAGCTGCGCACCCCGCTGGCGGCGGCCAAGGGCCACGCGCACCTGGCGCTGCTCAAGCTGGGCGGCGAGACGGAGGCCGGGCCGGGCAAGTCGCTGAAGATCATCAACCGTCAAATCGACCGCATGGCGAAGCTGGTGGAGGACCTGCTCGACATCAGCCGGCTCCAGGCGGGGCGGCTGTCCTTGGAGCTGGAGAAGTTCGACCTGAGCCAGCTGGTGCAGGAGACGCGCGACCGCATGGCGGTGCTGTCGCAGGGGCACGAAATCCAGGTGGAGACGCCCGAGCACCTGGTGGGCACATGGGACCGGGGGCGCCTGGACCAGGTGCTCACCAACCTGTTGTCCAACGCCATCCGTTATTCGCCGGAGGGCGGCGCGGTGCTGGTGCGCCTGGGCGGCGAGGGCAAGGCGGGCGTGCACCTGTCCGTGAAGGACAGCGGCGTGGGCATCCCCAAGGAGAAGCAGGGGCTCATCTTCGAGCGCTTCGGCCGCGCGCATGGCAGCAAGTACGGCGGCCTGGGGCTGGGGCTCACCATCAGCCAGGGCATCGTCGAACAGCACGGCGGCCGCATCTGGGTGGAGTCCCCGGGCGTGCCCGGCCAGGGCTCCACCTTCCACGTGTGGCTGCCGCGCGAGACGGAGTCCCCCGGCGTGGGCGTGCACCACGCGTCCAGCAGTCGCACGGCGAGCTGA
- the yedA gene encoding drug/metabolite exporter YedA has product MATGVFRRYKPRTVSASTATSPTSTALPVPSPAQPTPEAGPHRGMLILCLLTLYLIWGSTYLAGRWMLQSGLPPFLSAGFRFCVAGALLFTVLRMRGAPLPTARQWRSSAVVGLLLLTIGSGGVVFAQQWVPSGMAALVVGSLPIWSALFGGLFGQWPGTLERWGLALGFGGIVLLNLGGSLGAELGPTLVLMAAPMSWAFGSILSRRMELPRGMMASAAQMLCGGALMLAFGLLRGEHIAEVPSTRGILSLLYLITFGSLIGYSAYGYLLRHASPSLATSYAYVNPVVAVGLGSLLAGETMSPQAWGAMAAILGAVVLLTRKRR; this is encoded by the coding sequence ATGGCTACCGGGGTATTCCGCCGCTACAAGCCGCGCACCGTGTCCGCCTCGACCGCCACCTCGCCAACATCCACCGCGCTCCCCGTCCCATCCCCCGCCCAACCCACCCCGGAGGCTGGCCCCCACCGGGGGATGCTCATCCTCTGTCTGCTGACGCTCTATCTCATCTGGGGCTCCACCTACCTGGCGGGTCGCTGGATGCTGCAGAGCGGCCTGCCGCCCTTCCTGAGCGCCGGGTTCCGCTTCTGCGTGGCGGGCGCGCTGCTGTTCACCGTGCTGAGGATGCGGGGCGCCCCCCTGCCCACCGCGCGACAGTGGCGCTCCAGCGCGGTGGTGGGCCTGCTCCTGCTGACCATCGGCAGCGGGGGCGTCGTCTTCGCGCAGCAGTGGGTGCCGTCCGGCATGGCGGCGCTGGTGGTGGGCAGCCTGCCCATCTGGTCCGCCCTGTTCGGAGGACTCTTCGGCCAGTGGCCGGGCACGCTGGAGCGCTGGGGGCTGGCGCTGGGCTTCGGCGGCATCGTCCTGCTCAACCTCGGCGGCAGCCTGGGCGCCGAGCTGGGCCCCACGCTGGTGCTGATGGCGGCGCCCATGAGCTGGGCGTTCGGCTCCATCCTCAGCCGGCGCATGGAGCTGCCCCGGGGGATGATGGCGTCCGCGGCGCAGATGCTGTGCGGCGGCGCGCTGATGCTGGCCTTCGGCCTGCTCCGGGGCGAGCACATCGCCGAGGTGCCGAGCACGCGCGGCATCCTCTCGCTGCTCTACCTCATCACCTTCGGCTCGCTCATCGGCTACAGCGCCTACGGCTACCTGCTGCGCCATGCCAGCCCCTCGCTCGCCACCAGCTACGCGTACGTCAACCCGGTGGTGGCGGTGGGCCTGGGCTCGCTCCTGGCCGGTGAGACGATGAGCCCCCAGGCCTGGGGCGCGATGGCCGCCATCCTCGGCGCCGTCGTGTTGCTGACACGCAAGCGCCGCTGA
- a CDS encoding transglycosylase domain-containing protein, translating into MRRENSWRLRLCLWGLILVFPLAAIEWLYRHTLALVPELPAKPAWEMSSAEQLRRDWWLAMDSRRAEVDPIWPWTVAFIVLKVTLVGDRFEGPAGMHLTDRAARRCLANTRLPHLPWLGRRIALSIWFSRHWSAGELMTEELSHLSVGGHIVGAREVARALFGKEWAELSAADVALLKTLHELPRQRRNPWCGLHLGHIHRRRDWLLRHLEAAGGLSERDFAVALRSQLVFEPAFPDWPPCTSTRLQSEEPSEAPMVR; encoded by the coding sequence ATGCGACGCGAAAACTCCTGGCGACTGCGCCTGTGTCTCTGGGGCCTCATCCTCGTGTTTCCGCTGGCCGCCATCGAGTGGCTCTATCGCCACACCCTCGCCCTGGTGCCGGAGCTGCCCGCGAAGCCCGCGTGGGAGATGAGCTCCGCCGAGCAGCTCCGCCGCGACTGGTGGCTGGCCATGGACAGTCGCCGCGCCGAGGTCGACCCCATCTGGCCCTGGACCGTCGCCTTCATCGTGCTGAAGGTCACGCTCGTCGGCGACCGCTTCGAGGGACCGGCGGGGATGCACCTGACGGACCGCGCCGCTAGACGCTGCCTCGCGAACACGCGGCTCCCACATCTGCCCTGGCTGGGCCGGCGCATCGCCCTGAGCATCTGGTTCTCCCGGCACTGGAGCGCCGGGGAGCTCATGACGGAGGAGCTCTCGCACCTGTCCGTGGGCGGTCACATCGTCGGCGCGAGGGAGGTGGCGCGCGCTCTCTTCGGAAAGGAGTGGGCGGAGCTGTCCGCCGCGGACGTGGCCCTGCTCAAGACACTCCACGAGTTGCCGCGCCAGCGCAGGAACCCTTGGTGCGGCCTCCACCTGGGACACATCCACCGCCGCAGGGACTGGCTGCTGCGTCACCTCGAGGCCGCTGGTGGACTGTCCGAACGAGACTTCGCGGTGGCACTCCGCTCACAGCTCGTGTTCGAGCCGGCGTTCCCGGACTGGCCGCCCTGCACCTCGACCCGACTCCAGAGCGAGGAGCCCAGCGAGGCCCCCATGGTCCGGTGA